One Portunus trituberculatus isolate SZX2019 chromosome 45, ASM1759143v1, whole genome shotgun sequence DNA segment encodes these proteins:
- the LOC123519577 gene encoding uncharacterized protein LOC123519577, whose amino-acid sequence MTSLRIAFLVLVGCVVPAYMQFGSNCVHWCRTPENQVYCCKDTHDTPASPIQVVNHGRCPPVRPVCPPVRSFSPPQSCSSDSDCYGQKCCYDRCLEEHVCKPQHYGHGGHGGHGGHGGHGGFGGFGGGFGR is encoded by the coding sequence ATGACGTCACTGCGGATAGCGTTCCTGGTGTTGGTGGGATGCGTGGTGCCAGCTTACATGCAGTTTGGATCTAATTGTGTTCACTGGTGCCGGACACCTGAAAATCAAGTGTACTGTTGCAAGGATACACATGACACCCCGGCCTCTCCCATCCAAGTGGTTAATCATGGACGCTGCCCTCCTGTTCGTCCTGTATGTCCACCTGTCAGATCCTTCAGTCCGCCCCAGAGTTGCTCCAGCGACAGCGACTGCTACGGCCAGAAGTGCTGCTATGACAGATGTCTTGAGGAACACGTGTGCAAACCTCAGCATTATGGACATGGTGGGCACGGCGGACACGGCGGTCACGGTGGGCACGGAGGCTTTGGTGGGTTCGGCGGCGGATTTGGTCGCTAA
- the LOC123519576 gene encoding acanthoscurrin-2-like, producing MKATVLLLMAGVVLAAAEKKDKTSDGSKANARFLGLGGSHGVSSGLSVQHGVGLGGHHGGVGAHQGAGISSHLGLGGVGISSSFGLGGVGGHGPILGGHGPGGHGFGGHGLGHGPGHGFGGHGLGHGPGGHGFGGHGLGHGHGHGLGGIGFPSPVAPPSTCRYWCKTPKGQAYCCEDSNQAPSFAGVVKPGVCPAVRPVCPNTRSFQPPATCSNDGGCGGYDKCCFDTCLQEHVCKPPIQFG from the coding sequence ATGAAGGCGACGGTGCTACTGCTGATGGCAGGCGTGGTGCTCGCAGCGGcggaaaagaaggataagacgTCTGATGGAAGCAAAGCCAATGCGAGGTTTCTCGGCCTCGGGGGATCCCACGGAGTCAGTTCTGGACTGAGCGTACAACACGGAGTGGGATTAGGCGGCCACCATGGAGGAGTCGGCGCACACCAAGGGGCAGGAATCAGCTCTCACCTTGGACTTGGTGGTGTGGGAATCAGCAGTTCATTCGGTttaggaggagttggagggcatgGGCCCATTCTGGGAGGACATGGACCAGGAGGACATGGTTTTGGAGGCCATGGGTTAGGTCATGGACCAGGACATGGTTTTGGAGGCCATGGGTTGGGACATGGACCAGGAGGACATGGTTTTGGAGGCCATGGGTTAGGTCATGGGCATGGACATGGACTGGGAGGCATTGGGTTCCCATCACCCGTGGCCCCGCCCAGCACATGCCGCTACTGGTGCAAGACGCCCAAGGGCCAGGCCTACTGCTGCGAGGACAGCAACCAGGCCCCGAGCTTCGCTGGCGTGGTGAAGCCCGGAGTGTGTCCCGCGGTGCGCCCCGTCTGCCCCAACACTCGCAGCTTCCAGCCTCCTGCAACCTGCTCTAATGATGGCGGCTGCGGCGGCTACGACAAGTGTTGCTTCGACACTTGCCTGCAGGAACACGTGTGCAAACCCCCGATACAGTTCGGCTGA